The genomic DNA GTCGGCGGGGCGGTGCTGGCGGGGGCGTTTTTCACGCTCGTCGCCTCCCACTGGGACGCGGGGGGCCTGGCACTCGCGCTCGCCTTCACGGGCGGCCTCGTGCTGGGTTTCTGGATTCCGCGGGGGGTCATCTTCGTCCTCCAGCGCCGCCGACGCGATAAACTGAACGAGCAACTGGTGGACGGCCTGGTGACGCTGGCCAACGGAATGCGCGCCGGCCTGAACCTCGTCCAGTCAATGCGCCTCATCGAGCAGAACGCCCAGCCCCCCATCAGCCAGGAGTTCGGCCTGATGCTCCGCGAGTTCGAGCACGGGGCCAGCGTTGACGAGGTGCTCCGGCGGGCCTCCGTTCGCATCCACCTCCACCATTACCAACTCCTCTTTGCCGCCATGGAAACGGCGCGGATGCGCGGAGGCAATCTGCCGGAAACCCTCGACCGCCTCAGCGAATCCCTCCGCGAGATCATGCGCCTCGAGGAAAAGGTCAAAAGCCTGACGGCCCAGAACCGGCTGTCGGCCCGCATGATGGGGTTCATGCCCCTCGTCGTCGCCGGCATCTACTATCTGATTGAGCCCACATGGGTCGAGACGCTCCTTTACGACCAGTGGGGCCTGCTCCTCCTCGTGATCGCGGGGGTGTTGAACCTCGCGGGGTTCTTCTGGATCCGCACGATCGTGACCTTTGAGATATAGCAACGAGGGACGAAGGGACCCGCCTTCGCCGAGGCTTCGGCGGGCAGGCTCCGGGACGTAGGTGGGTGGCGCGAGGATTGCCTGGTTCGCCGCCCAGTTTACTGGGCGTTCTTAGGAAAAGGATGAGACGCGCATGATTCTGCTCGGCCTCATCAGCGTGCTGGTGTTCGCGGCGGTGTTTCTCGTCGTCGTGACGCTGTTTCGTCCGGCGGGCGAGGCCGATTACGAGGCCGCCTTCCGCGTCAACGTCGACAACATCCAGCGCGACACGCTCTTCGAGATCGAATGGCTCCGACCCGTCCTCGGACCCCTCTACTATCTGGTCGAGCGCCTGAATCTGCCCGGCCTGAAGCGCCACGTCCTGAAGTTGCTCCTCGCGCTCGGAAACCCGAATCAATACAGCCCCGAGGAGTACCTCGTCCTCTGCTTCATCTGGGGCGCGGTCGGCGCGGTCGGATTCCTCATTACCGGCGTCCTCGTCGTCGGCGGCATGGGGATGCTGGCGTTCTTCGCCTTCCTCGCCGTCGGGTTCCTCGGCGGGTTCCTGCTGGGGTACCTTTGGCTGCGGGAGCGGGCGCTCAGGCGGCTCCGCGCGATCTCGCGCCGCCTGCCTTACACGCTCGACCTGGTGGCCATGGCCATGGACGCCGGCGCCACCTTCTACGAGGCCGCCTCCACCGTCGTCCGCGACGACCCGCTCGACCCGCTCAATCAGGAATTGTCGCAACTGGTCCGCGAGATTGATTTCGGCCGCAGCCGGCAGGACGCCCTCACGCACCTCGGCCAGCGCATCACGGTGGACGGCCTGGACGGGATCATCTCGGCGGTGCTCCAGGCGGAGGCGCTCGGCACACCGCTGGCCGAGGTCCTCAAACTCCAGGCCAGCCTCCTGCGGATGCGCCGCAGCATGCGGGCCGAGCGAAAAGCCGGCGAGGCCGCCGTCAAAATCCTCATCCCCTCCATGCTCATCCTGATGAGCGTCGTCCTCATCATCTTCT from Planctomycetota bacterium includes the following:
- a CDS encoding type II secretion system F family protein; its protein translation is MDTLFLAQASSLGSLAAITILTAASAFGAVLSLRPWIARIVERQEAEFHQALVELFLFEVTARQLTYASVGGAVLAGAFFTLVASHWDAGGLALALAFTGGLVLGFWIPRGVIFVLQRRRRDKLNEQLVDGLVTLANGMRAGLNLVQSMRLIEQNAQPPISQEFGLMLREFEHGASVDEVLRRASVRIHLHHYQLLFAAMETARMRGGNLPETLDRLSESLREIMRLEEKVKSLTAQNRLSARMMGFMPLVVAGIYYLIEPTWVETLLYDQWGLLLLVIAGVLNLAGFFWIRTIVTFEI
- a CDS encoding type II secretion system F family protein, with the translated sequence MILLGLISVLVFAAVFLVVVTLFRPAGEADYEAAFRVNVDNIQRDTLFEIEWLRPVLGPLYYLVERLNLPGLKRHVLKLLLALGNPNQYSPEEYLVLCFIWGAVGAVGFLITGVLVVGGMGMLAFFAFLAVGFLGGFLLGYLWLRERALRRLRAISRRLPYTLDLVAMAMDAGATFYEAASTVVRDDPLDPLNQELSQLVREIDFGRSRQDALTHLGQRITVDGLDGIISAVLQAEALGTPLAEVLKLQASLLRMRRSMRAERKAGEAAVKILIPSMLILMSVVLIIFSPIIVRFIRQGVFAP